The following are encoded in a window of Psilocybe cubensis strain MGC-MH-2018 chromosome 4, whole genome shotgun sequence genomic DNA:
- a CDS encoding ATP-dependent rRNA helicase SPB4: protein MTPVQASTIPLFMKHKDVVVEAVTGSGKTLAFVIPIIERLIRRETKLRQEEIGALIISPTRELATQIHSIFQLFLSSQPEDTPTLPPPLLLVSSDQSSPAQDVQRFISTGADIVIGTPGRIEEFLLGKGRNTVNVKGLEVLVLDEADRLLDLGFQAVLSRIITYLPKQRRTGLFSATMTDADALSELVRVGLRNPARITVKVQSKKSKVGMDGTSKIIEERRTPANLKNYYVTCRPSEKIIQLTRIISNEVAKNSSHFIVYFATCACVDYFYKILPFLTESRATFYSLHGNLTPSARTRTLSAFASAPATVGNPSILLATDVAARGLDLPSVDVVIQFDPPTDTKTFSHRCGRTARAGRGGRAWILLSGREVDFVDFLNIRKIPLEKRPYLTAEAETQPPPIQDDDEKSDDPEVEAFVDKTRRILLTDRALHDQSIKAFVSFIRAYSKHEASYIFRVKDLDLIGVAKCFGLLRLPKMPELKAVAKDLWKDADVSWDCYAYANQAQETKRQRELADAATAKETGEKEHRHSDYIRQKKKNAAWSMKASKEEEREKRRDKRKAKKKWERAREVAPVMSIEGHTAGKRPHEDIQVGDEADDWAELAREEKMAKRLRQGTISQKDFDAEFADL from the exons ATGACTCCAGTTCAGGCGTCTACTATCCCGTTATTCATGAAACATAAAGATGTCGTCGTGGAAGCTGTGACTGGATCTGGGAAGACGTTAGCATTTGTGATACCCATTATCGAACGCCTGATACGACGAGAGACGAAGCTCAGACAGGAAGAAATTGGCGCGTTGATCATTAGTCCAACAAG GGAGCTCGCTACTCAGATACACTCTATATTCCAATTGTTTCTTTCCTCTCAACCAGAAGATACCCCTACATTACCCCCTCCTTTGTTACTCGTTTCGTCAGATCAGTCTTCCCCCGCTCAAGATGTTCAACGATTTATCTCCACTGGTGCTGATATTGTAATCGGGACACCTGGAAGAATTGAAGAATTTTTATTGGGCAAGGGTCGGAATACAGTAAATGTAAAGGGATTGGAAGTCCTGGTGTTAGATGAAGCAGACAG GCTGTTGGATCTAGGGTTCCAGGCCGTACTTAGCCGTATTATTACATATCTTCCCAAGCAGCGACGAACAGGGTTGTTCAGTGCAACAATGACTGATGCAGATGCTCTATCAGAGCTCGTCCGAGTAGGTTTGCGAAACCCGGCACGAATTACTGTCAAAGTGCAATCAAAGAAGTCGAAAGTGGGTATGGATGGAACAAGTAAAATAATAGAGGAAAGGAGAACACCAGCAAA CCTAAAGAATTACTACGTTACCTGTCGCCCATCTGAAAAGATAATCCAGCTGACTCGGATTATTTCAAATGAAGTCGCTAAGAATTCATCACACTTTATCGTATATTTTGCGACATGTGCATGCGTGGATTACTTCTATAAA ATACTTCCATTTTTGACTGAATCGAGGGCAACATTTTACTCCTTACATGGCAATCTTACGCCTTCAGCGCGTACGCGTACATTGTCAGCCTTTGCTTCCGCTCCCGCAACGGTTGGGAATCCATCTATCCTCCTTGCCACAGACGTGGCAGCTCGTGGCCTTGATCTGCCTTCAGTGGACGTAGTTATTCAATTTGACCCACCGACAGACACCAAAACTTTTTCACACAGATGTGGACGTACCGCTCGTGCAGGTCGAGGAGGACGTGCATGGATACTGCTTTCAGGTAGGGAGGTGGACTTTGTGG ATTTCCTCAACATCCGCAAGATTCCACTAGAGAAGAGACCATATCTTACTGCTGAAGCTGAGacacaaccaccaccaatTCAAGACGATGATGAAAAGTCCGATGACCCTGAGGTCGAAGCCTTTGTCGATAAAACAAGACGCATTCTTCTAACTGACAGAGCTCTTCATGATCAA TCTATAAAGGCTTTTGTTTCATTTATTCGTGCCTACTCCAAACACGAAGCCTCTTATATATTTCGCGTCAAAGACCTTGATTTGATCGGAGTGGCAAAGTGTTTTGGCCTCTTACGCTTGCCTAAAATGCCTGAGCTGAAAGCTGTTGCGAAAGACTTGTGGAAGGATGCGGATGTATCA TGGGACTGTTACGCTTATGCTAACCAAGCACAAGAGACGAAACGACAAAGAGAACTCGCAGATGCAGCCACGGCTAAAGAAACCGGAGAAAAAGAACATCGCCACTCTGACTATatacgtcaaaaaaagaagaatgcTGCATGGAGTATGAAAGCCAGCAAGGAAGAAGAGCGGGAGAAACGAAGAGACAAGCGAAAAGCGAAGAAAAAATGGGAACGAGCAAGAGAGGTTGCACCTGTGATGTCAATCGAAGGACACACAGCCGGAAAACGGCCGCATGAGGATATACAGGTTGGAGACGAAGCCGATGATTGGGCAGAGCTCGCccgagaagaaaaaatggcaaagcGATTGCGTCAAGGGACGATTTCTCAAAAAGATTTCGACGCGGAATTTGCAGACCTATAG
- a CDS encoding Origin recognition complex subunit 4, protein MPPKRKQAPQAEVQIQSKRPRTRGNSSVVDPPTENHVTPSRQDRKSSTRKPLKDAGEADASASNSNIPNNVVAIIDNESLLRKAGVAKVYGKAARRPRTRKDTVHSIETHTSPDDDPPVHRQLRSSTTTEVVIVMPDAKAPSKRTAKRTTSNSTILKEIADSTETPTVKKSRRRTTTVAGELETMVEEPEAKAPPKRMTRRRTAATIIETDTVPNIPKNKRARRTRSTTIVDTYLEAPDSVEVVHTKELSRANYSEPPETVSTIDGSKVEELFKTVEGSPLFSEVESIDDNVSMTRPRSSLTPTPTYLDGRSSLAQNISIPPNSAALQKVPLTEASTALPVHLHPFFYTQKRSIMKMLQRPIFKVDAPELEVSVNVVAASQLAELIEGTVMRAEGNSCLLLGPRGSGKSAILEDCLQNLPSKPIIIRLSGWVQSTDRHAIREIAIQLLQQTGSALFSDIVNDPTNPATDTNQDDDNPFLITHDQPNEESAFSTTSLPPASHLHSLIPALLTLKQPVVVILDAFDLFASHPRQSLLYCLLDTVQNCRASAESRGIAVIGVTSRLDTIQLLEKRVKSRFSGRTIRTAPSSGFDVCLSYVRVSLQSSAPDNTSLGQTEWNQLWDAHVENFLANNEVLGILKETYSVTRELKVIARILMQSVSLLTLAQPYLTLKHISQSAHSQRSRPSSLHADNLSYPAICLLIASVHLNTNGQSTFTFEMMFEIFRDQVRASQSAPAQINGGSIGMMTCTRDIAMSAFEGLISAKTFIYISGPSANTAKQFMKYRCALDRGVISKLVEQSGQTNLRRWYDRAK, encoded by the exons ATGCCTCCCAAACGCAAGCAGGCTCCCCAAGCAGAGGTTCAAATCCAATCCAAACGCCCTCGCACGCGTGGAAACTCTTCTGTAGTAGACCCTCCAACGGAAAACCACGTCACACCATCTCGTCAGGATCGCAAATCTTCGAccagaaaacctttgaaggaCGCAGGTGAAGCTGACGCGTCAGCTTCAAACAGTAACATTCCAAATAATGTTGTAGCTATCATTGACAATGAAAGTCTACTACGCAAGGCAGGGGTGGCCAAGGTTTATGGGAAGGCTGCTA GAAGACCCAGGACAAGGAAAGACACTGTACATAGCATTGAAACGCACACTTCCCCCGATGATGATCCGCCGGTGCACAGGCAATTAAGAAGTAGCACTACGACAGaagtcgtcatcgtcatgcCAGATGCTAAAGCGCCTTCGAAAAGGACCGCTAAGCGGACGACCTCTAACTCGACCATTCTGAAAGAAATCGCAGATTCCACTGAAACGCCAACGGTGAAGAAGTCTAGACGGAGGACTACGACTGTGGCCGGTGAATTAGAAACAATGGTCGAGGAACCCGAAGCAAAAGCCCCTCCCAAACGAATGACAAGACGTCGAACGGCCGCTACAATTATCGAAACTGATACTGTCCCAAATATACCCAAAAACAAACGTGCTAGGCGAACCCGCTCTACTACAATTGTGGACACATATCTGGAAGCGCCTGACTCCGTAGAGGTTGTCCATACAAAAGAGCTTAGTCGGGCCAATTACTCTGAACCTCCCGAAACGGTATCAACAATCGACGGCTCTAAGGTAGAAGAGCTTTTCAAAACAGTTGAAGGATCTCCGTTGTTCTCTGAGGTAGAAAGTATCGACGACAATGTGTCTATGACAAGACCTCGATCGTCTTTGACCCCGACACCAACATATCTCGATGGACGCTCATCTCTTGCGCAAAATATCTCTATACCTCCGAACTCTGCTGCTTTACAAAAAGTACCACTCACAGAGGCTTCGACTGCTCTCCCAGTACACCTACATCCTTTCTTCTACACTCAGAAGCGCAGCATAATGAAGATGCTCCAACGTCCAATCTTCAAGGTCGACGCGCCTGAATTGGAAGTTTCTGTGAATGTTGTTGCGGCCAGTCAACTAGCCGAACTAATTGAAGGGACGGTGATGAGGGCAGAAGGTAATAGCTGTCTTCTGCTTGGACCCAGGGGAAGCGGAAAGTCCGCT ATCCTAGAAGACTGTCTTCAAAATCTTCCGAGTAAACCTATTATTATCCGCCTCTCTGGGTGGGTTCAAAGTACGGACCGGCATGCAATACGCGAAATTGCCATACAACTTCTACAACAAACAGGATCGGCCTTGTTTTCAGATATTGTAAACGACCCAACAAACCCCGCTACAGACACTAATCAAGACGATGATAATCCCTTTCTCATCACTCATGACCAGCCAAACGAGGAATCTGCATTTTCTACTACGTCGTTACCCCCTGCTTCACACCTGCACTCCCTTATTCCTGCTCTCTTGACTTTGAAGCAGCCGGTAGTCGTTATCTTGGACGCTTTTGATCTTTTTGCCTCCCATCCCCGGCAATCCTTGCTCTACTGCCTTCTGGATACCGTTCAAAATTGTCGTGCAAGCGCGGAAAGTAGAGGCATTGCGGTTATCGGAGTTACTTCCCGCCTGGACACTATCCAACTGCTCGAAAAGCGTGTCAAGAGCCGTTTCTCAGGCAGAACGATACGTACAGCGCCATCTAGCGGTTTTGATGTCTGCCTCTCGTACGTACGGGTTAGTCTTCAGTCCTCTGCTCCGGACAATACTTCATTGGGGCAAACTGAGTGGAATCAACTGTGGGATGCCCATGTGGAAAATTTTCTTGCGAACAACGAAGTTCTGGGTATCTTGAAAGAAACATATAGTGTCACCAGGGAGCTAAAGGTCATCGCTCGTATCCTG ATGCAATCTGTTTCATTGTTAACCCTGGCACAACCTTACCTCACCCTCAAACATATTTCCCAATCAGCCCATTCGCAGCGCTCTCGCCCTTCCAGCCTTCATGCGGATA ATCTATCTTACCCTGCAATATGTCTTCTTATTGCAAGCGTTCATCTCAATACAAACGGACAAAGCACATTCACCTTTGAGATGATGTTTGAGATCTTCCGTGATCAAGTACGTGCATCTCAGTCAGCACCTGCACAGATAAACGGAGGCAGCATAGGAATGATGACATGCACCCGTGATATCGCAATGAGT GCTTTCGAAGGTCTAATCTCTGCAAAAACCTTCATTTATATATCTGGTCCCTCTGCCAACACAGCAAAGCAATTCATGAAATATCGTTGCGCCTTGGATAGAGGCGTTATTTCCAAACTAGTCGAACAGTCAGGCCAAACTAACTTAAGAAGATGGTATGATAGAGCAAAATGA
- a CDS encoding Protein esc1, whose translation MLLPIPPIQSQAPSSGRSSIPLLLTILSLAIHAPSQDHSLVQHDSDRLPYARPSIRDNPPAFDFSMRRHSIAVGQNPITLPNLSSTLHGTKRKMSTDRSVFAPVGEDPDTHLVGPGMPSVMDVDVDAPAPKRRGSTIDTQRIAQLSLNDRRNSVDSRGAHWMLNDRRDSAPSLFPSVPGINSFNSSDSHHSRVSSSIASFSWPANEGPNSSSLQNESNYSNRTFDPVHELSVPPPTSYAPDRRMSVPDNLTHPSSRSGHSRSRPPSRQNTDANSHSGLSSGQEEPSGTSSPNTAVKGKDRDTGLTPYSRSPELRVSHKLAERKRRKEMKELFDELRAQLPADRGMKASKWEILSKAIDFVAQLKQSHQEMAAENSMLRQQLHAQRSESFNSGAGPSSHNNAYGQPILPPFPPPLIQPHQTSQNQSGHPDSRPNSSQTPFPPLNSSSQNGRGDSHPT comes from the exons ATGCTACTCCCCATTCCTCCCATCCAGAGCCAAGCTCCCAGCTCAGGAAGATCCTCCATTCCCCTTCTTCTGACCATCTTGTCCCTCGCCATCCACGCTCCCAGTCAG GACCACTCCCTTGTCCAGCATGACTCCGACAGGCTTCCATATGCGCGCCCCAGCATCCGCGACAACCCTCCCGCGTTCGACTTTAGCATGCGCAGGCACTCCATCGCCGTCGGCCAGAACCCCATAACCCTCCCTAATCTCTCCTCTACGCTCCATGGTACAAAGCGTAAAATGTCAACAGATCGCAGTGTTTTTGCTCCCGTCGGTGAAGACCCCGACACCCATCTCGTGGGCCCAGGTATGCCCAGCGTTAtggacgtcgatgtcgatgcccCAGCACCAAAACGGCGGGGCTCGACAATAGACACTCAGCGTATCGCCCAGCTGAGTCTCAACGATCGTCGCAATTCGGTCGACTCTCGCGGTGCCCATTGGATGTTGAATGATCGACGGGACTCAGCTCCTTCCTTGTTCCCCAGTGTTCCTGGCATAAACTCTTTTAATTCCTCAGACTCTCATCACAGTCGAGTCTCTTCAAGCATCGCTTCATTCTCTTGGCCCGCTAACGAGGGCCCCAATTCATCTTCCCTCCAAAACGAATCAAACTATAGCAACAGGACTTTTGATCCTGTACATGAATTAAGCGTTCCGCCCCCTACAAGTTATGCACCCGATCGTAGAATGTCCGTTCCGGACAATCTCACCCACCCTTCCTCAAGGAGCGGTCATTCACGGTCTCGCCCTCCGTCTCGTCAGAACACAGATGCCAACAGTCACTCTGGTTTATCATCTGGTCAGGAGGAACCTTCTGGCACTTCGTCCCCAAACACTGCCGTTAAAGGCAAGGACAGGGACACTGGACTGACACCGTACTCTCGGTCTCCAGAATTGAGGGTATCTCACAAACTTGctgagagaaaaagaagaaaggaaatgAAAGAGTTGTTTGACGAGCTCCGGGCACAATTGCCTGCGGATCGGGGAATGAAGGCCAGCAAGTGGGAGATTCTGAGCAAAG CAATCGATTTTGTCGCTCAGTTGAAACAGTCGCACCAAGAAATGGCCGCAGAAAATAGCATGCTTAGACAACAGCTTCATGCACAGCGCTCAGAATCATTCAATTCTGGTGCAGGCCCATCTTCGCATAACAATGCATACGGTCAACCCATCCTTCCCCCTTTCCCCCCACCTCTTATTCAGCCCCACCAAACCTCTCAGAACCAATCTGGTCACCCTGACTCCCGACCTAATTCAAGTCAAACTCCTTTCCCACCCCTCAACTCTTCCTCACAGAACGGCAGAGGGGACTCTCATCCAACATGA
- a CDS encoding Telomere length regulation protein elg1, whose protein sequence is MSTDRKKLAGVAKASGSKNKTTLKQKSLLESFVVKSNKNDKAGGNNQLSVPPPDLLPTEVDGPATPSVDNSILPLELDDTIVPLLDVTIPDVELEARPTQILDLTTPDVELDESGTVVQVVDATRRSPSIVLLEEDAAIQVSQAVSSQTSKSKAKVEGYTRDQPIVIPSSPIKESTNPKPNVPVHPFFMSKAKPTASSTPLPTKTSKNALPNQGPPFPNSESQHVKGPQTATQTYVASFPNRSRTIPSQMTLGMTNYKFLIGRPDIVVDKASDIWIHPKADTPNEPSILDIPPEHIHNHPAIARLVENGPDCLPTSSRPWSEKWRPSCAKEVLGNENSAIYLRNWLRALELQLESDHDNSAKFGEGSNTMKGKSKANAGRGTKRVRVVRTVDKSRKKSRLDSDEEDDDWIVYDDESEEEQVNFEELDEFGEILLPEVPASSSQSSSTHDLPPSFVECTEQDLGQLHNTILLSGPSGSGKTASVYACSEELGWDVFEVYPGVGRRNGANVDNLVGEVGKNHLVLQNRRNGDVLKSFLSQKKNTEAPQESLVASYSPRKRRTDKDPFDVEEPVNDSKPIRQSLILLEEVDILYKEDINFWTTVIRIIKECKRPVICTCNDPTLVPTQDLPLQTIIEFEPCPTDVAASYLQAVCLSEGYQVDRNLISRMYLYPLEGDRTGLYSASCRTAGRDLRRTINALQIKCGRFTRATANEERDRSKDGPGVVRRMAFGEKSEFLSFLDAELVRDSSGIATGAELASYVPTNDDETGHTILYDRQRADREDFGQHEDIICCAVESGQKVHGDDVPEEAREDGEVLRVLEEVRPVRAWTRRLALEYLPYVRWMVVLDEAEEERIRLQGQGQGMRKTRNSGRSDYVRRMALSETGRRIVVSTGLGIVDGA, encoded by the exons ATGTCGACCGATAGGAAGAAGCTTGCAGGCGTGGCAAAGGCGTCTGGTTCCAAG AATAAAACTACATTAAAGCAGAAGAGTTTACTCGAATCCTTTGTTGTGAAAAGCAACAAaaatgacaaagctggtggCAATAACCAATTGTCTGTACCCCCTCccgaccttcttcccactgAAGTGGATGGCCCTGCCACTCCATCGGTAGACAACTCAATTCTACCATTAGAACTCGACGATACCATTGTACCCTTACTAGACGTGACCATCCCAGATGTCGAGCTGGAAGCAAGACCTACTCAAATACTAGACCTAACTACTCCGGATGTGGAATTAGACGAATCGGGTACAGTTGTACAAGTTGTGGATGCAACCCGACGGAGCCCTTCTATTGTACTTTTAGAGGAAGATGCAGCTATCCAAGTATCTCAAGCCGTCTCGTCTCAGACGAGCAAATCCAAAGCCAAAGTGGAAGGTTACACTAGAGACCAGCCGATCGTTATACCATCCTCACCCATCAAGGAGTCAACAAATCCCAAGCCTAATGTGCCTGTACACCCCTTTTTCATGTCCAAAGCAAAGCCTACCGCTTCTTCTACGCCATTGCCCACTAAAACATCTAAAAATGCACTACCGAACCAGGGTCCACCTTTTCCAAATAGCGAATCCCAGCATGTCAAAGGACCTCAGACTGCGACCCAAACCTATGTCGCATCGTTTCCAAACCGATCTCGGACTATTCCTAGCCAGATGACCCTAGGGATGACGAATTATAAATTCTTAATCGGCCGTCCTGACATCGTGGTAGACAAAGCGAGCGATATTTGGATACATCCCAAGGCTGATACTCCTAATGAACCCTCCATTCTTGACATTCCACCTGAACATATCCATAATCACCCGGCTATTGCGCGACTCGTGGAAAACGGACCGGATTGTTTACCGACGTCGAGTCGTCCCTGGTCTGAGAAGTGGCGTCCGTCGTGCGCAAAGGAGGTTCTGGGCAATGAAAACAGTGCGATCTATCTTCGTAACTGGCTGCGCGCACTCGAACTACAATTGGAAAGCGATCATGACAACAGCGCAAAGTTTGGAGAGGGCTCTAATACCATGAAAGGAAAATCCAAAGCAAACGCTGGGAGGGGTACGAAGCGGGTTCGTGTCGTGCGAACGGTGGATAAAAGCAGGAAGAAGTCACGCCTGGACtcggacgaagaagatgacgattGGATCGTGTACGATGATGAATCTGAGGAagagcaagtcaattttgaAGAGCTGGACGAGTTTGGAGAAATCTTACTACCCGAGGTTCCCGCGAGCAGCTCCCAGTCTTCGTCTACTCACGACCTGCCACCCTCTTTCGTTGAATGTACAGAACAGGATCTGGGGCAGCTGCACAATACAATATTGCTCTCAGGCCCGTCAGGAAGTGGCAAAACGGCGAGTGTCTACGCATGTAGCGAGGAGTTGGGCTGGGATGTTTTTGAGGTGTATCCTGGTGTGGGACGACGAAATGGGGCAAACGTGGACAACCTTGTTGGTGAGGTTGGGAAGAACCATCTTGTGCTTCAGAATCGTAGGAACGGCGATGTTTTGAAGAGCTTTCTGTCCCAAAAGAAGAATACAGAGGCACCGCAAGAGTCGCTGGTGGCATCGTACTCGCCTCGGAAAAGGAGGACGGATAAAGATCCATTCGATGTCGAAGAACCAGTCAACGATTCAAAACCTATTCGCCAATCGCTTATTTTATTGGAAGAAGTTGATATACTTTACAAGGAAGATATTAATTTTTGGACCACTGTTATACGGATCATCAAAGAGTGCAAACGGCCTGTGATTTGCACATGCAACG ACCCGACGTTGGTGCCGACACAGGATCTGCCTCTGCAGACGATCATTGAGTTTGAGCCATGCCCGACTGATGTAGCAGCGTCATATCTGCAAGCAGTATGCTTGTCGGAGGGCTACCAAGTGGACCGCAATCTTATCTCGCGGATGTACCTTTATCCCCTTGAAGGAGATCGGACAGGGCTATATTCAGCGAGTTGTCGAACAGCTGGTCGTGATCTCCGGCGGACAATCAATGCTCTGCAAATCAAGTGCGGGAGATTTACAAGAGCAACGGCCAATGAGGAGAGAGATAGAAGCAAAGACGGCCCGGGTGTGGTGCGCAGGATGGCATTTGGCGAGAAGAGCGAGTTTCTGTCGTTTTTAGACGCAGAGCTCGTCCGAGATTCGTCTGGGATTGCTACG GGGGCAGAGCTAGCGAGCTATGTGCCgaccaacgacgacgagaCAGGACACACCATACTATATGATCGACAGAGGGCAGACAGGGAGGACTTTGGACAGCACGAAGACATAATATGTTGTGCGGTAGAAAGTGGACAGAAAGTGCACGGCGATGATGTGCCTGAAGAGGCGAGAGAAGACGGGGAGGTGCTGCGTGTGCTGGAGGAGGTGAGACCAGTGCGGGCCTGGACACGAAGACTGGCGCTGGAGTATCTGCCGTATGTGCGGTGGATGGTGGTCCTAGACGAGGCGGAAGAAGAGCGGATACGATtgcagggacagggacagggaatgcgcaaaacacggaataGCGGGCGGAGCGACTATGTACGGAGAATGGCGCTAAGCGAGACGGGACGGCGGATAGTAGTTAGCACAGGACTTGGTATCGTGGATGGAGCGTGA
- a CDS encoding Bifunctional peptidase and (3S)-lysyl hydroxylase Jmjd7, protein MDPSFLEAAKFISNEYRDLNGTGIEILDHPPSAIEFSRVIHISRPTIIKGFRFPALDLWTDEYLTKKMKENPISIATTPNGLADSICRASDGRLYFVEPFIEKMTMQQLLFKLGSKTTSPKPEIYYLQSQNGNLFSSSSFDSESNEATDNNSEFFPLLSDVPKEVPWCSEALGQHPDAVNLWIGNEQSITSIHSDPYENIYTVVRGEKHFVLLPPSDSWCLKERYYPHATYTRTSSSEALEILPSTEDIPQVRWSSILDPDSPNAFPSEITPIRVTLKAGESLYLPVGWWHYVRQSGLTIALNWWYDAEMRGMSWTLLNFLRNSTTIHDGNYNDNTD, encoded by the exons ATGGATCCTTCTTTCCTGGAAGCTGCAAAATTTATTTCTAACGAATACAGAG ATCTAAATGGGACTGGCATTGAAATTTTGGATCATCCACCCTCTGCCATAGAGTTCAGTCGAGTAATTCACATATCTCGTCCAACAATTATCAAAG GTTTCCGATTTCCTGCTCTGGATCTCTGGACAGATGAATATCTAACAAAAAAGATGAAGGAAAATCCAATCTCCATTGCCACAACTCCGAACGG ACTGGCAGATTCAATTTGTCGCGCATCAGATGGCCGTTTGTATTTCGTCGAGCCCTTCATCGAAAAGATGACAATGCAGCAACTACTTTTCAAGCTTGGCTCCA AAACAACATCACCAAAACCCGAAATCTATTACCTTCAGTCTCAGAACGGAAATCTCTTCTCGTCGAGCTCttttgattctgaatccAACGAAGCGACTGACAACAACTCCGAATTTTTCCCATTGTTGTCAGATGTACCAAAAGAAGTGCCATGGTGCAGTGAAGCTCTAG GACAACATCCGGACGCTGTCAATCTATGGATTGGAAATGAACAAAGTATAACCAGCATTCATAGCG ATCCTTACGAAAATATATACACCGTTGTGCGCGGAGAAAAACATTTTGTCCTTCTTCCCCCAAGCGATTCATGGTGTCTCAAAG AGCGTTACTACCCGCATGCAACGTATACTCGAACATCCTCTTCCGAAGCTCTCGAAATACTTCCCTCGACGGAGGATATTCCTCAAGTTCGATGGTCTTCCATCCTGGATCCTGATTCACCGAATGCCTTCCCGAGTGAAATAACGCCAATCAGGGTGACTCTCAAAGCTGGAGAGTCCTTATACTTACCTGTTGGATGGTGGCACTATGTTCGCCAATCAGGTCTGACCATTGCTTTGAATTGGTGGTATGACGCTGAAATGAGGGGAATGTCTTGGACTTTGCTAAACTTTTTGAGAAATTCGACGACTATACATGATGGTAATTATAATGATAATACAGATTAG
- a CDS encoding H/ACA ribonucleoprotein complex subunit nhp2, with amino-acid sequence MAKDKSEKKRKEAPASDNEDVDMGDATIEKSPKKAKKDKEEVSIAVEDLSPIAHPLAQKKLVKKLHKTIKKASKARQVKRGVKEVVKGIRKGEKGLLVLAADINPIDIISHLPVLSEEAQIPYIFVASKEELGHASSTKRPTSCVMICPNQKRKTKRKEGEGEDKEDEYRELYDEVYQEVEKLDNKVVF; translated from the exons ATGGCCAAAGACAAgtcggagaagaagaggaaagaagCTCCTGCGTCGGATAATGAAGATGTCGATATGGGAGACGCGACTATTGAAAAG TCGCCaaaaaaggccaagaagGACAAGGAAGAGGTCTCAATTGCCGTGGAAGATCTCTCTCCTATTGCACACCCCCTCGCACAGAAAAAACTCGTAAAAAAGTTACACAAAACAATTAAAAAAG CCTCTAAAGCCCGCCAGGTCAAGCGTGGAGTTAAGGAGGTCGTGAAGGGGATCCgaaaaggagagaaagg TCTCCTTGTTCTTGCCGCCGATATTAATCCCATCGACATCATTTCGCATTTACCCGTATTGAGCGAAGAAGCTCAAATACCCTATATCTTTGTCGCCTCCAAGGAGGAACTGGGACATGCTAGCTCAACCAAGCGACCAACAAGCTGTGTGATGATCTGCCCCAACCAAAAACGCAAAACCAAGCGGAAAGAGGGCGAGGGggaagacaaggaagacgAATACCGGGAGTTGTACGACGAGGTTTATCAGGAGGTGGAAAAACTGGACAACAAGGTTGTTTTCTAG